Proteins encoded by one window of Eremothecium cymbalariae DBVPG#7215 chromosome 1, complete sequence:
- the TRA1 gene encoding histone acetyltransferase TRA1 (similar to Ashbya gossypii AER393C), which translates to MSFVEQIDTFASRIGQEEELVKRYSILSELCDVIDSITQSGDYEYFLKTSIPILLQQLQNVSVLLNVGSLEHKLRNSVLEILNRCLMNDKFEPYVVDVTETLLVVLKEENDENGVLCMKILTSLFKSFKQPLQDRVEEFISIILEIYRNVPTLVRETFDDENDEGVLESKDELNSLSQEVDSENGSNPKKLRKSMFSFKSLAECPITMVTLYSSYKRLTMTSLPQFLPLVIDLLTLEVEQQKRAREEAEARGDRLISVCPGIVNRQAFFEYILAQIKATSFLAYVFIRGHAPEYLQNHVAVVPDLVMRLLQDCPSELSTARKELLHATRHILSTNYKKLFLAKIDLMFDQRLLIGDGFTSHETLRPLAYSTVADFIHNVRGELQLDDIEKTVLMYTKFLSDDSLALTVQIMSAKLLLNLIERILKLGKENPKDISRAKKLLMSIIESYASRFKNLNAQYQNILKHHKIYEGNKAKKTKEIQERMEADNKSTEEFLKKVLNNRDELLPKVEPAQTDADDISMDDTNKDFDMFDIKYYAPIRLSAPPSTDPLKDAFYLYRTLLSFLKTIVHDVKVFNPPSNELTTMNPKMWSALSRVFSYEEVIILKKLFHECIAGLYLFSNNPGAPSVPEKKYFDITTPSLPVSATKDGRELMDYFAIIFMQIDSPTFNEIVEGEIEFMYESMLRDSALLHVAQSFLTSEITSPNFTGILLRFLKFKLKDLGNVDGNKSNILIRLFKLSFMSVNLFPASNEAVLLPHLNDLILDSIKYSTTVHEPLVYFYLIRTLFRSIGGGRFENLYRSIKPILQVLLQSLNRMILTARRPHERDLYVELCLTVPVRLSVLAPYLHYLMRPLVYALQGFPELITQGLRTLELCIDNLTAEYFDPIIEPVVEDVITALFKLLKPQPFNHQISHTAVRIMGKLGGRNRRFLKPPSDLRTQEELDIEVDALFKVHGFNEEVPLSITSGISSALDILHDHRADIYYRQSAFKYISTTLKLFINSSASSINNISPYLEKAVEALNNDKFENDSSVEEKPLLDPRGLNNQEKLLVRLLESLFFATSIEQLRDESRDLFLHILDHFSLLQVNSTLMAKKGQSEVFTVDIKQQNFHIRNDVIIDGIVSGLSSYLADSRNLAVDSIKRMHENGKIIYGEAYLEHSFLALTKKLIHCFYDEAYYNKIAGVLGIRTLVEDLQVSVEYLRKFQFELVAGLLFVLKDTPAGAPAIICSGAENLILSILRKTCSGISESDLCEKRLQNSLTDIVCELSNQNETVRKACQAALKTVSEAANIQISKLMEHSRNFLLSPIFAKPLRALPFPMQIGNVDAVIYCLSLPDTFLDFNEELLRLLHEAIALVDAEDVSLTTIPRITEYQTAKQLVELRVVCIKLLALSLKSDKFSNAQQGSIRIRILAVFFKTMLKTSPEIIDATYQGLKEVLAENSKLPKELLQNGLKPMLMNLSDHQKLTVPGLEALARLLELLIAYFKVEIGKKLLDHLDAWCRIGVLDTLFGKDLLEQVPTKIISSIINIFHLLPPQADIFLDDLVLKLMLVEKRLRLQMDSPFRTPLAKYLNRFSTSVIVYFKRNLTSRQLVLLFCSIIKRPEAKDLRIAFEDELDVFYQYYMENIPNNRVRVVSFFANSVDLFNVLSESNTDQWFLEHRNMVFKLKNMLDITLNIIREDKFEYDALQLNQAIEKFQAIYLKFMELNISDPVILLNIIEFSQVAGFQLEHTFDCFIYENIISTNNIEQKLLYLKACLSFCTSDKPLEAIICVLRQILNATFIYEGYVTGSLKRFIEGESKIPDWLVFVYEKIWKNPNSIICANLAGRYDAFHFELLQLSACFIKFAPDMVSDIKKDIIKFAWNFIKLEDIQVKQAAYMVTALFIANFEFPVKVVTQIFVAILRSFQIEARYLVKQSLDLLAPVMPERLTNSEQPNAWVNWVRRVISESNPHQSVTLYQFLVSQKDAFYESRDMFIPNLINYISKPTLLANPSIENQILAIDIAELILFWEKKSMEGSSYVEEDDDVHMQDVNHTESSTPLPQREAFAAFLIRFICVSNHRACETELGSRALYILSELLSTGYLPDAVVKLSFFEKFLVQQDVQSANLLYYCMNALDVLDVIFRNKEPSWIIKSLPVIQNLLDKCIHVSHHDIQEVLQKVLNTVLKAIRETGISFDSEEETPAKTFVNTLVSTISEDLNGTASVAAGITLAWILFMNFPQQIDSHLSLMMRTFNKLCKDHLTISQPKDASAMEEAKITTKLLEKMFYLLSMKISVLGDARRPFLSTVALLIDRSMDQRFLQKIVVVARNWVFTNDIFPTVKEKAAILTKMLAFEIRGEPTLCKQFYQIILELFENKSFNNSEITVRMEQPFLVGTRVSDISIRKKLLSILDASLEKDIRERLYYVIRDQNWEFIADYMWLNQALQLLYGAFDREHKLKIQTDFLIAPLDSVKRNFADMDNFTASKSLEEFVENHAKFIDTISETTCNDLIEPLFDVFFLSPAAVRNAWISVFPVACRSIPRNEKYGFIRSLVSLLSKDYHSKQANARINVVNTLLDSISRVDSLELPPHLVKYLATSYNSWYQSISILESMEESGSIDNTKILEANEDALLELYVCLQEEDMFYGLWRRRAKYTETNIALSYEQIGLWDKAQQMYETAQVKARSGALPYSESEYSLWEDNWILCAEKLQNWDVLTELAKHEGFTDLLLECGWRVADWNSDKEALEQSIKSVMDVPTPRRQIFETFLNLQSFAETKKGDQDIRRLCDEGIQLSLHKWASMPERFTPSHTFLLHAFQQYMEFMEAAQAYANLATTTVQNLDTKAQEIKRVLQAWRDRLPNIWDDINIWNDLVTWRQHAFHVINNAYLPLVPALQQSNSNSNISTHAYRGYHEIAWVINRFAHVARKHNMPDVCIGQLARIYTLPNIEIQEAFLKLREQAKCHYQSMNELTTGLDVISNTNLVYFSTVQKAEFFTLKGMFLSKLRAHDEANQAFATAVQIDLNLAKAWAQWGFFNDRRLSEEPNSINFANNAISCYLQAAGLYKSSKTRKLLCRVLWLIGLDDASGSLAHAFESFRGEVPVWYWITFIPQLLTSLSHKEAKLVRQILIRIAKSFPQTLHFQLRTTKEDFAVIQRHTMAAVAKSRMGSNNDNASPDDKIARQPWEYLDELNGILKTAYPLLALSLESLVDQINQKFKTTPDEDLFRLINVLLIDGTYNYNRLPYPRENPRLPSNTEANLVRFSENLLPPHIRVKFNADFIDSKPDFDTYIKRLRHWRNRLEYKLDRTPQVENMENICPHLSNFHHQKFEDIEIPGQYLLNKDNNNHFIKIARFLPNVDFVRGTHSSYKRLTIRGHDGSLHSFAVQYPAVRHSRREERMFQMFRLFNETLSKNVQTRRRDIQFTLPIAVPLSPQVRIINDSNSLVTLHEIYNNYCLKNNIDRDAIQDFVTEQLNVAYHKALPTPDITAVRVEIFSSIQSMFLPSTIVKDYFKTLFTEFEDFWLFRKQFSSQYGAFVFMSYMMSINNRSPHKIFIDEKSGNVHTLEMLPARYHYERVKQFVKSFEASIPNDAPVFHNNETVPFRLTPNIQKLIGESAMEGIFAVNIFAIARALLEPDYELNTYLSLFIRDEVISWYSSMHRSIVEDPQLREIVATNVDLISRRIAQMGHLSSSPSVATQYVLDAISAAVSPRNLAKADQSFMPWL; encoded by the coding sequence ATGTCGTTTGTCGAACAGATAGATACTTTCGCTTCTAGAATAGGCCAGGAAGAGGAATTGGTTAAGAGGTATTCAATTTTAAGTGAGTTATGTGATGTGATAGATTCGATAACGCAATCAGGCGATTATGagtattttttgaagacaAGTATTCCGATATTATTGCAGCAATTGCAGAATGTTTCAGTTTTGCTGAATGTTGGTTCTTTGGAACATAAACTACGGAACTCTGTGTTGGAGATTTTAAACCGTTGTTTGATGAATGATAAATTTGAGCCTTATGTGGTGGATGTTACGGAGACGCTATTAGTAGTTTTGAAGGAGGAGAATGATGAGAATGGTGTTTTATGCATGAAAATCTTAACATCTCTGTTCAAGTCATTCAAGCAACCTTTACAGGACAGGGTGGAGGAGTTTATCTCTATCATACTTGAGATATACAGAAATGTTCCAACGTTGGTAAGAGAGacttttgatgatgagaatgATGAGGGTGTTTTGGAGAGTAAGgatgaattgaattcaTTATCGCAAGAGGTAGATTCTGAAAACGGTAGTAACCCCAAGAAGTTAAGGAAGTCTATGTTTTCGTTTAAAAGCTTGGCTGAATGCCCAATTACAATGGTTACATTGTATTCATCATATAAAAGACTTACCATGACATCCCTACCGCAATTTCTACCTTTGGTTATAGATTTGTTGACATTAGAAGTTGAACAACAAAAGAGAGCGCGCGAAGAAGCCGAGGCTCGAGGGGATAGGTTAATCAGCGTCTGTCCTGGTATTGTGAATCGACAAgctttttttgaatatattttggcCCAAATAAAGGCGACATCATTTTTAGcatatgtttttattcGGGGCCACGCACCAGAATACCTGCAGAACCATGTAGCTGTAGTGCCAGACCTTGTAATGAGATTGCTACAGGACTGTCCCAGTGAATTATCCACTGCTAGGAAAGAGCTACTTCATGCGACGCGCCATATTTTATCGACCAACTATAAGAAATTATTTTTAGCCAAGATAGACTTAATGTTTGATCAACGTTTATTGATTGGGGATGGATTTACTTCTCATGAGACATTAAGGCCTCTGGCATATAGTACGGTTGCAGACTTTATTCACAACGTAAGGGGGGAATTACAGCTAGACGACATTGAAAAGACAGTTTTGATGTATACTAAATTTTTATCGGATGACTCACTGGCTCTGACTGTTCAGATAATGAGCGCGAAGTTGTTACTGAATTTAATTGAACGCATCCTAAAGTTGGGAAAGGAAAATCCAAAGGACATTTCAAGGGCTAAGAAATTATTGATGAGTATTATTGAATCGTATGCTTCAAGATTTAAGAATTTAAATGCACAGTACcagaatattttgaaacatCACAAAATTTACGAAGGCAACAAGGCTAAGAAAACAAAGGAGATCCAAGAGAGAATGGAGGCTGATAATAAGAGTACTGAAGAATTTCtaaaaaaagttttgaataatagGGATGAACTTCTACCGAAAGTTGAGCCTGCTCAGACGGATGCAGATGATATATCGATGGACGATACTAATAAGGACTTTGACATGTTCgatattaaatattatgCGCCAATTAGATTAAGTGCACCACCAAGTACGGATCCATTAAAAGATGCCTTTTATCTATACCGGACCTTGTTGTCATTCTTAAAGACAATCGTTCATGATGTAAAGGTTTTCAACCCACCTTCAAATGAATTAACCACAATGAACCCTAAAATGTGGTCCGCTCTTTCAAGAGTATTCAGTTATGAAgaagtaataatattgaaaaagctTTTCCACGAATGTATTGCTggattatatttattttctaACAACCCAGGTGCTCCTTCTGTCCCAGAAAAGAAGTACTTTGACATTACCACTCCAAGTTTACCTGTATCTGCAACCAAAGATGGTCGGGAATTAATGGACTACTTTGCCATCATCTTCATGCAAATTGACAGTCCAACCTTTAATGAAATAGTAGAAGGCGAAATTGAGTTTATGTATGAATCAATGCTTCGCGATTCTGCCTTGTTACATGTTGCACAGTCATTCTTGACCAGCGAAATAACTTCGCCTAATTTCACCGGTATTTTATTAAGATTCTTGAAGTTCAAATTAAAAGATCTAGGCAATGTTGATGGTAATAAatccaatattttgattcGTCTATTTAAGTTATCATTTATGTCAGTCAATCTGTTTCCAGCTAGTAACGAGGCTGTTTTACTACCACATCTGAATGATTTGATATTAGACTCCATAAAGTATTCAACTACTGTACACGAACCGCTGGTATACTTCTATCTGATAAGAACTTTATTCAGGAGTATCGGTGGTGGTAGGTTTGAAAACCTGTACAGATCCATTAAGCCAATTTTACAAGTTTTATTGCAATCTCTAAACAGAATGATTTTAACTGCTAGACGTCCTCATGAAAGAGATTTGTATGTTGAGTTATGTTTGACAGTGCCTGTGAGATTAAGCGTGTTAGCCCCATATTTGCATTATTTAATGCGCCCATTAGTATACGCTCTTCAGGGCTTCCCTGAATTGATAACACAAGGTCTTCGAACGCTCGAGTTGTGTATTGATAATCTAACTGcagaatattttgatcCAATTATTGAACcagttgttgaagacgTTATTACTGCGTTGTTTAAATTATTGAAACCACAGCCTTTTAACCACCAAATTAGCCACACTGCTGTCAGGATTATGGGTAAATTGGGAGGACGTAACCGTCGCTTCTTAAAGCCCCCATCTGACCTTAGAACTCAAGAGGAATTAGATATTGAAGTGGATGCATTATTCAAGGTTCACGGATTTAACGAAGAAGTACCTCTTTCAATAACAAGTGGTATTAGTTCTGCCTTGGATATTTTACATGATCATCGTGCCGATATTTATTACCGACAGAGTGCTTTCAAGTACATATCGACGACACTGAaattatttataaattcttcagcatcATCTATCAACAATATTTCACCCTATTTGGAGAAGGCAGTTGAAGCTTTGAATAATGATAAGTTCGAAAATGATTCctcagttgaagaaaagcCTCTGTTAGATCCAAGAGGCCTAAATAACCAGGAGAAACTGTTAGTCAGGTTGCTAGAATCTTTGTTTTTCGCAACATCGATTGAACAACTTCGAGACGAATCGAGGGACTTATTTTTGCATATTTTGGACCACTTTAGTTTACTTCAAGTGAACAGCACATTAATGGCAAAGAAGGGTCAATCTGAGGTGTTCACGGTTGATATAAAACAGCAGAACTTTCACATAAGGAACGATGTGATAATCGATGGTATAGTATCCGGATTGTCGTCATATTTAGCTGATTCAAGAAACCTAGCTGTTGACAGCATAAAGCGGATGCATGAGAATGGCAAGATAATATATGGAGAGGcatatttggaacattCGTTTTTAGCTTTaacaaagaaattgattCATTGCTTTTATGATGAAGCATATTATAACAAGATTGCAGGTGTGCTCGGTATAAGAACTCTAGTAGAAGACCTACAAGTGTCTGTCGAGTATTTAAGGAAATTTCAATTTGAGTTGGTCGCTGGGCTgttatttgttttaaagGACACGCCAGCTGGAGCACCAGCTATAATATGCAGTGGTGCAGaaaatttaattttaaGTATCTTAAGGAAGACATGCAGTGGAATCAGCGAATCCGATTTATGTGAAAAGCGACTGCAAAATTCTTTAACTGATATCGTTTGTGAGTTAAGCAATCAGAATGAAACTGTAAGAAAGGCCTGCCAAGCTGCTTTAAAGACAGTTTCCGAGGCAGcaaatatccaaatatcaAAGTTGATGGAACACTCAAgaaattttctattatCTCCCATCTTTGCAAAACCATTACGAGCTTTGCCATTCCCTATGCAGATTGGTAACGTGGATGCAGTGATTTACTGCTTGAGTTTACCCGACACCTTCTTGGATTTCAACGAGGAGTTGTTGCGTCTGTTGCATGAAGCAATCGCATTAGTTGATGCAGAAGATGTTTCTTTAACGACCATACCCCGAATTACCGAATATCAAACAGCAAAACAGCTAGTGGAACTAAGGGTTGTCTGTATTAAACTATTAGCATTGTCGTTAAAAAGCGATAAGTTTTCAAATGCCCAGCAAGGAAGCATTAGAATTAGAATTTTGGCAgttttctttaaaactATGCTGAAGACTTCTCCAGAAATAATCGATGCTACATACCAGGGGTTAAAGGAAGTGCTTGCAGAGAACTCGAAGTTACCAAAAGAGTTACTACAAAATGGTTTAAAACCTATGCTAATGAATTTGTCTGATCATCAGAAGTTGACAGTTCCAGGATTAGAAGCGCTAGCTAGGTTGTTAGAACTATTAATCGCTTATTTTAAGGTTGAAATTGGCAAGAAGTTATTGGATCATCTTGATGCATGGTGTAGAATAGGTGTGTTAGATACTCTGTTCGGAAAAGATTTATTGGAGCAGGTTCCAACTAAAATCATTTCTAGCATCATTAACATATTCCATCTGCTTCCACCTCAGGCTGATATCTTTTTGGATGATTTGGTACTCAAGTTAATGTTGGTAGAAAAGAGATTGAGATTACAAATGGATTCTCCATTCAGAACTCCTTTGGCCAAATACTTGAATAGATTTTCCACTTCAGTCATtgtatatttcaaaagaaatctAACTTCTAGGCAGCTAGTTTTACTGTTTTGCTCGATCATAAAGAGACCGGAGGCTAAAGATCTACGAATTGCGTTTGAAGATGAGTTAGATGTTTTCTACCAGTACTATATGGAAAACATTCCGAATAACAGGGTTCGTGTCGTCAGTTTTTTTGCGAATTCTGTAGACTTATTTAATGTTTTATCCGAATCTAACACCGATCAATGGTTCTTGGAACACCGAAATATGGTattcaaattgaaaaacaTGCTGGATATCACTCTAAATATTATACGCGAGGACAAGTTTGAATATGATGCTCTGCAATTAAATCAGGCTATTGAGAAGTTCCAGgcaatatatttgaaattcATGGAGCTTAACATATCTGATCCAGttattttgttaaatataATTGAATTCTCTCAAGTCGCTGGATTTCAACTAGAGCATACCTTTGATTGTTTCATTtatgaaaatattatttccaCAAACAATATTGAGCAGAAGTTACTATACTTAAAAGCCTGTCTGTCTTTTTGCACTAGTGACAAACCATTAGAAGCTATTATCTGCGTTTTAAGACAGATTCTTAATGCAACTTTCATTTACGAGGGCTACGTTACAGGATCTTTAAAGAGGTTTATCGAAGGTGAATCAAAAATACCGGATTGGTTGGTTTTCGTGTACGAaaagatttggaagaatcCAAACAGTATCATTTGTGCTAATCTAGCAGGTAGATATGATGCATTTCACTTTGAATTATTACAACTTTCAGcttgttttattaaatttGCCCCAGACATGGTATCTGacataaaaaaagatatcatAAAGTTTGCCTGGAATTTCATTAAACTTGAGGATATTCAAGTAAAACAGGCTGCCTATATGGTCACTGCATTGTTTATCgcaaattttgaattccCCGTTAAGGTTGTAactcaaatatttgttgcCATTTTGAGATCGTTCCAAATTGAAGCACGTTATTTAGTCAAGCAATCCTTAGACTTATTAGCGCCTGTGATGCCTGAACGTTTGACAAACTCAGAGCAACCAAATGCATGGGTTAATTGGGTAAGAAGAGTAATTTCTGAAAGCAATCCACATCAAAGCGTCACCTTGTACCAATTTTTAGTTAGTCAAAAGGATGCATTTTATGAGTCAAGGGATATGTTCATTCCAAATTTGATCAACTATATTAGCAAGCCGACTCTCTTAGCCAATCCATCTATCGAGAACCAGATATTAGCAATAGACATTGCAGAATTAATTCTATTTTGGGAGAAGAAGTCAATGGAAGGTAGTTCatatgttgaagaagatgatgacgtTCACATGCAGGATGTTAATCATACAGAGTCGTCAACCCCACTTCCTCAGCGAGAGGCTTTTGCTGCATTTTTAATTCGGTTCATTTGTGTGAGTAATCACAGAGCGTGTGAAACTGAGTTAGGGTCCAGGGCACTATACATTCTTTCAGAGTTACTGTCTACCGGTTACTTACCAGATGCAGTTGTAAAACTTTCCTTCTTTGAGAAGTTTTTAGTACAACAGGATGTTCAGTCTGCCAACTTACTGTATTACTGTATGAATGCTTTAGATGTGTTGGATGTGATTTTTAGGAATAAAGAGCCTTCCTGGATAATTAAAAGTTTACCCGTTATTCAAAACTTACTTGATAAATGCATTCATGTTAGTCACCATgatattcaagaagttCTACAAAAGGTTCTTAATACAGTTTTGAAAGCAATTAGAGAAACAGGTATTTCTTTTGACTCTGAAGAGGAAACGCCAGCTAAAACATTTGTAAACACATTAGTGTCAACAATCTCGGAAGATTTAAACGGTACTGCTTCAGTTGCTGCGGGCATTACTTTAGCATGGATACTCTTCATGAATTTCCCGCAACAGATAGATTCACACTTGTCACTAATGATGAGGaccttcaacaaattatGCAAGGATCACTTGACAATTTCTCAACCTAAAGATGCTTCTGCCATGGAGGAAGCGAAGATTACTACAAAATTGTTAGAAAAgatgttttatttattatcaatgAAGATTTCTGTTCTTGGAGATGCGCGCAGACCATTTTTATCCACAGTTGCCCTGTTAATCGATCGCTCGATGGATCAGCGTTTTTTACAGaaaattgttgttgttgcaaGGAATTGGGTATTCACGAATGATATTTTCCCCACAGTGAAAGAGAAGGCTGCCATTTTGACCAAAATGTTAGCATTTGAGATCAGGGGTGAACCAACTTTGTGTAAACAATTCTACCAAATAATTTTAGAATTGTTCGAAAACAAGAGTTTCAACAACAGCGAAATAACTGTAAGGATGGAACAACCATTTTTAGTTGGTACCAGAGTCAGCGATATTTCTATTAGAAAGAAGCTGTTATCTATATTAGATGCTAGTTTGGAAAAAGATATTAGAGAAAGATTATATTATGTTATTAGGGATCAAAATTGGGAGTTTATTGCCGACTATATGTGGTTAAACCAAGCACTGCAGCTTTTGTATGGAGCTTTTGACAGGGAACACAAGCTAAAAATTCAAACCGACTTCCTTATTGCTCCTCTAGATTCGGTAAAACGTAATTTCGCAGACATGGACAATTTTACGGCATCCAAGTCATTGGAAGAATTCGTTGAAAACCACGCCAAGTTTATTGATACTATTTCTGAAACGACATGTAATGATCTAATTGAACCTCTTTTTGATGTGTTCTTTTTGAGTCCTGCAGCTGTTCGTAATGCATGGATATCTGTATTTCCTGTTGCTTGTCGATCTATCCCAAGGAATGAAAAGTACGGTTTTATTCGTTCGTTGGTCTCTCTTTTGTCCAAAGATTATCATTCCAAACAAGCAAACGCCAGAATTAATGTTGTTAACACTTTATTAGATTCTATTAGTAGGGTTGACTCCTTGGAATTGCCTCCACATTTGGTAAAATATCTGGCTACTTCGTATAATTCTTGGTACCAGTCAATCAGTATCTTGGAATCCATGGAAGAAAGTGGGTCTATAGACAATACCAAGATCCTTGAAGCAAATGAAGATGCTTTGTTGGAACTATATGTCTGTttgcaagaagaagatatgtTCTATGGTTTGTGGCGTCGACGTGCTAAATACACAGAGACGAACATTGCATTGTCTTATGAACAGATTGGCCTATGGGATAAAGCACAACAAATGTATGAAACTGCTCAAGTTAAAGCACGCAGCGGAGCTTTACCGTACTCTGAATCAGAATATTCTTTGTGGGAGGACAATTGGATTTTGTGTGCtgaaaaattacaaaattgGGATGTTTTGACAGAATTAGCTAAACACGAAGGGTTTACGGACTTGTTACTAGAATGTGGTTGGAGAGTTGCAGATTGGAATTCAGATAAGGAAGCACTAGAGCAGTCTATTAAGAGCGTCATGGATGTTCCTACTCCCCGTAGACAAATCTTTGAAACGTTCTTAAATTTGCAGAGTTTCGCAGAAACTAAAAAAGGCGATCAAGATATTCGAAGGTTATGTGACGAAGGTATTCAGCTAAGTCTTCATAAGTGGGCATCAATGCCAGAAAGGTTTACACCTTCTCATACATTCTTGTTGCATGCTTTCCAGCAGTATATGGAATTTATGGAAGCTGCTCAGGCTTATGCCAACTTAGCTACAACTACAGTACAAAATCTGGATACCAAAGCTCAAGAAATAAAGCGTGTATTACAGGCTTGGCGTGATCGGTTGCCTAATATTTGGGACgatattaatatttggaatGATTTAGTTACTTGGAGACAGCACGCTTTCCATGTTATAAACAATGCCTACTTGCCACTGGTCCCTGCGCTACAGCAGTCCAACAGCAATAGCAACATTAGCACACATGCTTATCGTGGCTATCATGAGATTGCTTGGGTAATTAACAGATTCGCCCATGTTGCAAGGAAGCATAATATGCCAGATGTTTGTATTGGCCAGTTGGCTAGAATATACACTCTGCCAAATATTGAGATCCAGGAAGCCTTCCTGAAATTAAGAGAGCAAGCGAAATGTCACTATCAGAGTATGAACGAATTGACTACAGGCTTAGATGTTATAAGTAACACCAACTTGGTTTACTTCAGTACCGTTCAAAAAGCCGAATTTTTTACTTTAAAAGGTATGTTTTTATCTAAATTGAGAGCGCATGATGAAGCAAATCAAGCGTTTGCTACAGCGGTGCAAATAGACTTAAATTTGGCTAAAGCTTGGGCACAATGGGGATTTTTCAATGACCGTCGTCTATCCGAAGAACCTAATAGCATCAATTTTGCAAATAATGCCATTAGTTGCTATTTACAAGCTGCTGGTTTATACAAGAGTTCCAAAACAAGAAAACTTTTGTGTAGAGTTTTATGGTTGATAGGTTTGGATGATGCATCTGGTTCTCTTGCTCATGCCTTTGAGTCTTTTCGTGGCGAAGTTCCAGTGTGGTATTGGATTACCTTTATTCCACAACTCTTAACTTCCTTATCTCATAAGGAGGCCAAACTTGTACGCCAGATATTGATTCGTATTGCCAAGAGCTTTCCCCAGACTCTGCATTTTCAATTACGTACTACTAAGGAAGACTTTGCCGTTATTCAACGTCACACAATGGCAGCTGTTGCAAAATCTCGTATGGGTTCGAACAATGATAATGCGTCCCcagatgataaaattgcTCGTCAACCATGGGAATACTTGGATGAATTAAATggaattttgaaaacagcTTATCCTTTGCTTGCTCTATCACTAGAATCTTTAGTTGATCAGATAAATCAAAAGTTTAAAACCACACCAGATGAAGATCTTTTTAGACTGATTAATGTTTTACTAATTGATGGTACTTATAATTATAACCGATTGCCATATCCCAGGGAGAATCCTAGGCTCCCATCGAACACAGAAGCTAACCTTGTCAGATTTTCAGaaaatcttcttcctcctcataTTCGTGTCAAATTCAACGCCGATTTTATTGATAGCAAGCCTGATTTCGATACCTACATTAAAAGATTACGTCACTGGAGAAACCGATTGGAATATAAGTTGGACAGAACCCCCCAAGTCGAAAATATGGAGAACATCTGTCCTCACTTGAGTAACTTCCATCATCagaaatttgaagatatagAGATACCTGGTCAATACTTACTAAACAAAGACAACAATAACCATTTTATCAAGATCGCAAGGTTTTTGCCAAATGTTGACTTCGTCCGCGGAACTCATTCCTCATACAAAAGGCTAACAATCCGTGGGCATGATGGCAGTCTACACTCATTTGCCGTTCAGTATCCAGCCGTTCGTCATTCAAGGCGGGAGGAAAGAATGTTTCAAATGTTTAGACTTTTTAATGAAACACTTTCTAAGAATGTTCAAACCAGACGTCGTGATATCCAGTTTACTTTACCAATTGCAGTTCCACTTTCTCCGCAAGTTAGGATTATAAATGACTCTAATTCATTAGTAACCTTACATGAAATATACAATAATTATTGCTTAAAGAATAACATAGATCGAGATGCAATTCAAGATTTTGTTACCGAACAATTGAACGTCGCATATCACAAGGCCTTACCAACCCCTGATATTACTGCTGTAAGAGTTGAAATTTTCAGTTCTATTCAGTCCATGTTTTTACCGTCCACTATTGTGAAGGactattttaaaacattgTTCACtgagtttgaagatttCTGGTTGTTTAGAAAACAGTTTTCTTCCCAATATGGTGCTTTTGTATTCATGTCCTATATGATGTCTATCAACAATCGCTCGCCTCACAAGATTTTCATAGATGAAAAATCTGGTAATGTTCATACTTTAGAAATGTTACCAGCAAGGTATCATTACGAAAGAGTGAAACAGTTTGTTAAATCATTTGAGGCTAGCATCCCTAACGATGCGCCCGTATTCCACAACAATGAAACTGTGCCATTTAGATTGACACCAAATATTCAGAAGCTAATAGGTGAATCTGCTATGGAAGGAATATTTGCAGTGAATATATTTGCTATAGCTCGCGCTCTGTTAGAGCCAGATTATGAATTGAACACATATCTGTCGTTGTTCATTCGTGATGAAGTTATCTCTTGGTATAGCAGTATGCATAGGTCTATCGTGGAGGATCCCCAATTGCGTGAGATTGTTGCCACGAATGTTGACTTGATCAGCAGAAGGATAGCTCAAATGGGTCATTTGAGTTCTTCACCTTCAGTGGCCACCCAATATGTCCTAGATGCAATTAGTGCCGCCGTCAGTCCAAGAAATCTGGCTAAGGCCGACCAAAGTTTTATGCCTTGGTTGTAA